One genomic segment of Impatiens glandulifera chromosome 6, dImpGla2.1, whole genome shotgun sequence includes these proteins:
- the LOC124943499 gene encoding LOW QUALITY PROTEIN: ATP-dependent DNA helicase 2 subunit KU80-like (The sequence of the model RefSeq protein was modified relative to this genomic sequence to represent the inferred CDS: inserted 2 bases in 1 codon) has product MLLLKFSDTDNDLTREIGGYGNIVVLQNIKVVDGDLVDVLQQLPRETVAGDFIDAIVVGMDMLIKKYGQTDKGKKKKKTLPHHPSKDPYKGTKEDQASTIAAQMASHGMKMDCVIVRQNLNLDGDRKFLEENNKLLGIFSKTSSKILYVDNSISLLGALXYRGDLEMSSSLKIKVWVYKKTAEEKFPMLKKYSDKEPQTDKFATLEIKVDYQYRSVQDPARIVPPEQRIKGYRYGPQVVPISTAEWDAVKFKPEKSVKLLGFTDGSNIMRHYYMKDVSIFIAEPGNTKAILAVSSLARAMKEMKKVAILRCVWRQGQGNVVLGVLTPNVSEKDNVPDSFYFNVLPFAEDVREFQFPSFGSFPQSLLPNEQQHEAADNLLKMFDLAPDGKEEALQPDITPNLS; this is encoded by the exons ATGCTACTCTTGAAATTTTCAGATACGGACAATGATTTAACGAGGGAAATAGGTGGATATGGGAACATAGTTGTGCTACAAAATATCAAGGTTGTTGATGGAGACCTTGTAGATGTTCTTCAGCAGCTTCCACGTGAAACTGTTGCTGGTGATT TTATTGATGCAATTGTCGTTGGGATGGATAtgctaattaaaaaatatggaCAAACAGACAAgggaaaaaaaaagaaaaagacttTGCCTCATCATCCTAGTAAGGATCCCTACAAAGGTACCAAAGAGGATCAAGCCAGCACGATTGCTGCTCAGATGGCTAGTCATGGAATGAAAATGGACTGTGTAATTGTGAGGCAGAATCTAAACTTAGATGGAGATAGAAAATTTCTTGAGGAGAACAACAAATTGTTGggtatattttcaaaaacttccTCAAAGATACTATATGTGGATAACTCCATTTCGTTATTGGGTGCTCT ATATAGGGGCGATCTTGAAATGAGCtctagtttaaaaataaag GTGTGGGTTTACAAGAAAACAGCAGAAGAAAAATTTCCCATGCTGAAAAAGTATTCTGACAAAGAACCACAAACAGATAAGTTTGCTACACTTGAAATCAAGGTTGATTATCAGTACCGAAGTGTTCAAGATCCTGCCAGAATTGTACCTCCAGAACAAAGAATTAAGGGGTACCGGTATGGGCCACAAGTAGTTCCTATTTCTACTGCAGAATGGGATGCTGTGAAGTTCAAACCTGAGAAGAGTGTAAAACTTCTTGGATTTACGGACGGTTCAAATATAATGCG ACACTATTATATGAAAGATGTATCCATCTTTATTGCTGAGCCGGGCAATACCAAGGCGATCCTTGCAGTTTCTTCCCTAGCTAGAGcaatgaaggaaatgaagaaagTGGCAATTCTAAGGTGTGTTTGGAGACAAGGACAAGGAAATGTTGTCTTAGGAGTATTGACTCCAAATGTTTCTGAGAAGGATAATGTT CCTGACTCGTTTTATTTCAATGTGCTTCCTTTTGCTGAGGATGTTCGTGAGTTTCAATTTCCTTCTTTTGGTAGTTTTCCTCAATCATTGCTTCCAAATGAGCAGCAGCATGAGGCTGCAGATAACTTGTTAAAGATGTTTGACCTTGCACCAGATGGCAAAGAGGAAGCTTTGCAGCCTGATATCACTCCAAATCTATCCTAG
- the LOC124941526 gene encoding protein WHAT'S THIS FACTOR 1 homolog, chloroplastic, with the protein MVLKFIFPKRCLLGVTANSSSIYHLHLFRSFALWSMKKDPDLESALSRKHRWIINNQIKNIILRSPNQVCSINFLQKKFKTLDLQGKALNWLKKYPCCFDIYLDGDDYHCRLSKRVMALVTEEESVKEEQEPVFANRLAKLLMMSSNHSLNVTKINELRRNFGFPDDYLIRIIPKYPELFRLVNYSGRKNSMEIELLTWNHDLAVSAIEVAAQKQETLPCFSCHLPSTWVKSLERFNEFNSTPYISPYSDPKGLTEEKSNEMDKRAVGLVHELLSLTLWKKASILKLCHFRKEFCLPERLNVLLLKHPGIFYVSNKYQIYTVLLREGYKGSELIDKDPLVLVKDKFGELMQEGLHEYNRRHYLMNLEKKRKKCLISEAKPQMEMRTETFIQEDQERQEGGLTSILDPEERKRFYKILFDDNLT; encoded by the coding sequence ATGGTCCTCAAATTCATTTTCCCAAAAAGATGTCTTTTGGGTGTCACGGCCAACTCCTCTTCAATCTACCATCTCCATCTTTTTCGAAGCTTTGCTCTCTGGTCAATGAAGAAGGACCCTGATCTTGAGTCTGCTCTGTCAAGAAAACATCGTTGGATAATAAATAATCAGATCAAGAACATAATCCTCCGAAGTCCTAACCAGGTCTGTTCGATCAATTTCCTGCAGAAAAAGTTTAAGACTCTCGATCTTCAAGGTAAGGCTCTCAACTGGCTCAAAAAGTACCCCTGCTGTTTTGATATTTATCTTGATGGTGACGATTATCATTGCCGATTATCGAAAAGAGTGATGGCATTAGTAACCGAGGAAGAATCGGTCAAAGAAGAGCAAGAGCCAGTATTCGCCAACCGTTTGGCTAAATTGTTGATGATGAGCTCGAATCACAGTCTCAATGTTACGAAAATCAACGAACTGAGGAGGAATTTTGGTTTTCCCGATGATTATTTGATCAGAATCATACCCAAGTATCCAGAGTTGTTTAGGCTTGTTAATTATAGTGGTAGAAAAAATTCAATGGAAATCGAGCTTCTAACATGGAATCATGATTTAGCAGTCTCTGCCATTGAAGTTGCTGCTCAAAAACAGGAAACCCTTCCATGCTTTTCATGTCACTTGCCTTCCACTTGGGTGAAATCTCTGGAACGATTTAATGAATTCAATTCAACTCCTTATATCTCTCCTTATTCAGATCCTAAAGGTTTGacagaagaaaaatcaaatgaaatggACAAGAGAGCAGTAGGTTTGGTACATGAACTACTGTCACTGACTCTGTGGAAGAAAGCTTCAATCCTAAAATTGTGTCATTTTAGAAAGGAGTTTTGTTTGCCCGAAAGATTGAATGTTCTGTTGCTTAAGCATCCAGGCATATTCTATGTCTCAAACAAATACCAGATTTATACTGTTCTTCTTAGAGAAGGGTATAAAGGGTCTGAATTGATCGATAAGGATCCACTTGTTCTTGTGAAGGATAAATTTGGAGAATTGATGCAGGAAGGGCTTCATGAGTATAACAGGAGGCATTATTTGATGAATTtggagaagaagagaaagaaatgTCTTATTTCGGAGGCGAAGCCACAGATGGAGATGAGAACTGAGACTTTTattcaagaagatcaagaacgACAAGAAGGTGGCCTTACCAGTATATTGGATCCAGAAGAACGAAAAAGGTTTTATAAGATTCTCTTTGATGACAATCTTACATAG
- the LOC124941617 gene encoding mitogen-activated protein kinase kinase kinase NPK1, translating into MQDFIGSVRRSLVFKQTNGEDGGRFGGFVEKIGSSIRKSRIGLFSKTQLPALPASGMVDAYKMKKDDTPSIRWRKGELIGCGAFGRVYMGMNLDSGELIAVKQVLIATNHASKEKTQSHIRELEEEVKLLKNLKHPNIVRYLGTGREDESLNILLEFVPGGSISSLLGNFGSFPESVIRMYTKQLLLGLEYLHDNEIMHRDIKGANILVDNKGCIKLADFGASKKVVELATMTGAKSMKGTPYWMAPEVILQTGHSYSADIWSVGCTVIEMATGEPPWSQQFKEVAALFHIGTTKSHPPIPEHLSPDAKDFLLKCLQKEPNLRSTALELLQHPFVKREHQETPLILHSAVMQNNGKQMATARISLKNSLTCMGLDAAQNSMRCSSIYPEKFTGNESIWKSSNRDDDMCRIDDDDLLLPGASSNFSSALISEDCNMSFNPILEPNDDFPSEFDGSPELGKSRMDLLASQTYNNSPGTHDFTFPNGSLVTEDDDDEVTESKIKDFLDAKVIDLKKLQTPLYKEFYNSLNAAYSPSIVKEIENKENIMKNNLNLPPKSRSPKQMPSRRLSTAVVHSKNEMTDSVMHGQVLEQAQRTLEPISPSISFSERQRRWKEELDEELKRTREIMRSTPKTSSSPKEHSSINGIKGGRSRFGLALEK; encoded by the exons ATGCAAGACTTTATTGGTTCAGTTCGTCGATCTCTGGTGTTCAAACAAACTAACGGCGAAGATGGAGGTCGTTTTGGAGGATTCGTCGAGAAAATTGGATCCAGCATTCGAAAATCGAGAATCGGACTCTTCTCTAAGACGCAACTTCCTGCACTTCCGGCTTCAGGGATGGTTGATGCGTATAAGATGAAGAAAGACGATACACCCTCGATCCGTTGGAGGAAAGGTGAGTTGATTGGTTGCGGTGCTTTTGGTAGGGTTTATATGGGAATGAATCTCGATTCCGGGGAGCTCATTGCTGTTAAACAg GTTCTTATTGCAACAAACCATGCTTCAAAGGAAAAGACACAG TCCCACATTAGAGAACTCGAGGAAGAAGTGAAGCTGCTTAAGAATCTCAAGCATCCTAACATTGTG AGATACCTGGGAACAGGCAGGGAGGATGAATCGTTGAATATCTTGTTGGAATTCGTTCCGGGTGGATCTATCTCTTCACTTCTTGGAAATTTTGGTTCATTCCCAGAATCT GTCATAAGAATGTACACGAAGCAACTGTTGCTGGGACTTGAATACCTTCATGACAATGAAATTATGCACAGGGATATCAAG GGGGCCAACATTCTTGTAGATAACAAGGGTTGCATTAAACTTGCAGATTTTGGTGCATCCAAAAAAGTCGTTGAATTG GCTACCATGACAGGTGCGAAATCAATGAAGGGTACTCCTTACTGGATGGCCCCCGAGGTTATTCTTCAGACTGGCCATAGCTA CTCAGCCGATATATGGAGTGTAGGATGCACTGTTATAGAAATGGCTACCGGAGAGCCTCCATGGAGCCAGCAGTTTAAGGAG GTTGCTGCTCTTTTCCATATTGGAACAACTAAATCCCATCCACCCATCCCTGAACATTTATCTCCCGATGCAAAAGATTTTCTGTTAAAATGTCTGCAGAA GGAACCAAACTTGAGATCCACTGCACTCGAGCTGCTACAG CATCCATTTGTCAAAAGGGAGCATCAGGAAACTCCCTTAATTTTACATTCAGCAGTTATG CAAAATAATGGAAAACAGATGGCAACAGCCAGAATCAGCCTTAAGAACTC TTTAACCTGTATGGGGCTCGATGCTGCTCAGAATAGTATGAGATGCTCATCCATATATCCAGAGAAGTTTACAGGAAATGAAAGCATCTGGAAATCAAGCAACCGTGATGATGACATGTGCCGGATAGATGACGATGACCTTCTTCTACCTGGAGCTTCATCAAATTTCAGTTCTGCTTTAATTTCGGAGGATTGCAACATG AGTTTCAACCCCATTTTGGAGCCTAATGATGATTTCCCATCAGAGTTTGATGGAAGTCCAGAGCTGGGAAAAAGTCGGATGGACTTATTGGCGAGTCAAACTTATAATAATAGCCCTGGAACACATGATTTCACCTTTCCCAACGGGTCATTAGTCACTGAGGACGACGATGATGAAGTAACTGAATCCAAAATTAAAGATTTTCTTGATGCAAAG GTTATAGATCTGAAAAAGCTGCAGACACCATTATACAAAGAGTTCTACAACTCACTGAATGCAGCTTACTCTCCAAGTATTGTTAAGGAAAttgaaaacaaagaaaatattatgAAGAACAACTTGAACCTACCTCCTAAAAGCAGGTCTCCAAAGCAAATGCCTAGCAGAAGATTGTCTACAGCTGTTGTTCATTCAAAAAATGAGATGACTGATAGTGTCATGCATGGTCAAGTTCTAGAGCAAGCTCAGAGAACTCTGGAGCCAATTAgtccaag TATAAGCTTTTCTGAAAGACAAAGAAGATGGAAAGAAGAGCTTGATGAAGAGCTTAAGAGAACAAGAG AGATAATGCGGAGCACACCAAAGACTTCATCATCTCCAAAGGAGCATTCTTCTATAAATGGAATAAAGGGTGGCAGGTCAAGATTTGGACTTGCATTGGAgaaatga
- the LOC124944126 gene encoding uncharacterized protein LOC124944126 produces MHGMDERLRSGGCLVKKKNSSGCLIIKKKGDGSSSGQKRFLEPSKEKKNSYPVLSDSESSDEFIEEHYHSRVSSSHDKFRNGSVLHSNSFTEDNDFRWSSGGVTESERKRKHKVFDFDEYDRINTKKTRKDHNIHSRFRLPGNEAESSKYSMEDKRERSYFNGERQKFRMHSEEAIRLQGKNGVLKVMVNRNNKMDLPNRSYNLLPCDNGRRGSNFRDAINMSNGPSLYKDSRSPEKVHLIKKEKKLLKLQESKITKRTIGENNISLKLGSKGLPKSEGNALTSEKSQPPSGGGKTKRGTGTEKQLLRVKIRQMLVEAGWTIDYRPRKNRDYLDAVYINPSGTAYWSIIKAYDALQKQLEEDNIKVKQTGKTSGFAPLPEELLNKLTRQTRKKMEKELKMKRKYDDGHEKKAEEEESAEDTDDDKVVEKCRQFKKKHGKDSETNLYVSGDDSSDVLYKNSNADGTHGRKGHKIGRRTLLVRGSNKGVVNSETDDYIPYAGKRTLLSWLIDSETVHLSEKVQYVNRKRTKPMLEGWITRDGIHCGCCSKILSVSKFEIHAGSKLRQPFQNMFLDSGISLLQCQVDAWNKQEETERCGFYKVDTNGDDPNDDTCGLCGDGGDLICCDGCPSTFHQNCLGIKILPAGDWHCQTCTCKYCGVADDILVQANGSSSRQKPLICSLCEKKCHASCAELVNNTLDVDSNTESETSFCSQKCGELFDHLQKLVGKHELEGGFSWSLIHRSDLDTDTSQSSFPQKVENNSKLAVALSVLDECFLPVFDRRSGCNMIHNAVYNCGSNFSRLNYSGFYTAILEKGDEIIAAASLRIHGTQLAEMPFIGTRQIYRRQGMCRRLLNAIESVLRFLDVQKLVIPAIAEYTHTWAVIFGFSPLEESYKREMRSLSMLVFPGTDMLQKPLLEPETSNLNITISRDPTSLGDDVEINDTASDSNDEFGSTRSSSESRRLVIKEEESVPLLQLTDNIIAGSNSAAIDVLPNSKDPDSRNVNDTDFHVGADDSFSAESDADANIDQLDPGLSLLSTSVMEHKTHMKDNVLSQPVAADLHYETDSVPIKDVRGVEHEHELSIDSADLWLDLNPLNENNLLAAPRANS; encoded by the exons ATGCATGGGATGGACGAGAGGTTGAGATCCGGTGGATGTttagtgaagaagaagaattctTCAGGATGCTTGATCATCAAGAAGAAAGGGGACGGGTCTTCTTCAGGACAGAAGAGATTCCTAGAGCCAAGCAAGGAGAAGAAGAATTCATATCCTGTTCTGAGTGATTCTGAGTCGAGTGATGAGTTTATAGAGGAGCATTACCATAGTAGAGTTTCTTCTTCCCACGATAAATTTCGCAATGGTTCAGTCCTGCATAGCAATAGTTTCACAGAAGACAACGATTTTAGGTGGAGCAGCGGCGGTGTGACAGAAAGTGAACGGAAGAGAAAGCATAAAGTGTTTGATTTCGATGAATATGACAGGATTAACACAAAAAAGACAAGGAAAGACCACAACATTCATAGTAGGTTTAGGCTTCCAGGAAATGAAGCGGAGTCCAGTAAATATTCCATGGAAGATAAGAGGGAGAGGTCCTACTTTAATGGCGAGAGACAGAAGTTTCGCATGCATTCTGAAGAGGCAATCAGGTTGCAGGGTAAAAATGGTGTTTTGAAAGTGATGGTGAACAGGAATAATAAGATGGATCTTCCTAATAGAAGCTACAATTTGTTACCATGTGATAATGGACGGAGGGGATCCAATTTTCGAGATGCTATCAACATGTCAAATGGACCTTCTCTTTACAAGGATTCTAGGAGTCCTGAAAAAGTTCATTTgattaagaaagaaaagaaacttCTTAAATTGCAGGAATCTAAGATAACCAAGAGAACAATCGGAGAGAACAATATATCATTGAAGTTGGGATCGAAAGGCTTACCAAAGAGTGAAGGGAATGCTTTAACCTCGGAAAAGAGTCAACCACCAAGTGGAGGTGGTAAAACTAAACGAGGTACCGGCACAGAGAAACAATTATTGCGTGTGAAGATAAGGCAAATGCTTGTTGAAGCTGGCTGGACAATTGATTATAGGCCAAGAAAGAACAGAGACTATTTAGATGCTGTTTATATTAATCCTTCTGGAACAGCTTACTGGTCTATTATCAAGGCATATGATGCACTTCAAAAACAACTTGAGGAAGATAACATTAAGGTAAAACAAACTGGAAAAACCTCTGGTTTTGCTCCTTTACCTGAAGAATTACTCAACAAATTAACTAGGCAAACACGAAAGAAGATGGAAAAAGAGTTGAAGATGAAAAGGAAATACGATGACGGGCATGAAAAGAAAGCTGAAGAAGAAGAGTCTGCAGAGGACACAGACGATGATAAAGTGGTGGAAAAGTGTAGACAGTTCAAGAAAAAACATGGGAAAGACTCAGAAACTAACTTATATGTAAGTGGAGACGACTCAAGTGATGTCCTCTATAAGAATTCTAATGCTGATGGTACTCATGGAAGAAAAGGTCATAAAATTGGCAGGCGTACTTTGTTGGTCCGTGGTTCAAATAAGGGGGTGGTAAATTCAGAAACTGATGACTACATACCTTATGCAGGAAAAAGAACCTTATTATCATGGCTAATTGACTCAGAAACTGTGCATTTAAGTGAAAAGGTGCAATATGTGAACAGAAAACGAACAAAGCCAATGCTGGAAGGTTGGATCACAAGAGATGGTATACATTGTGGTTGTTGTAGCAAAATCCTTTCTGTTTCCAAGTTTGAGATTCATGCTGGAAGCAAACTGCGTCAACCTTTTCAAAACATGTTTCTGGATTCTGGAATTTCACTTTTGCAATGTCAAGTAGATGCATGGAACAAACAAGAGGAGACTGAGCGTTGTGGTTTCTACAAGGTTGATACAAACGGTGATGATCCAAATGATGATACATGTGGCCTTTGTGGGGACGGTGGGGATTTAATATGCTGTGATGGTTGCCCGTCCACATTTCACCAGAATTGCTTGGGAATAAAG ATTCTTCCTGCAGGTGATTGGCATTGTCAAACTTGCACATGCAAATATTGTGGGGTAGCTGACGATATTTTGGTTCAAGCAAATGGATCATCCTCGAGACAGAAACCTCTAATATGCAGTCTGTGCGAGAAAAAAT GTCATGCCTCATGCGCTGAACTAGTGAATAATACTTTAGATGTGGATTCCAACACTGAATCGGAAACTTCCTTCTGCAGTCAGAAGTGTGGAGAG CTCTTTGACCATTTGCAGAAGCTTGTTGGCAAGCATGAGCTAGAAGGAGGATTCTCATGGTCTCTGATCCATAGATCAGATTTGGACACAGATACTTCACAGAGTAGTTTCCCACAGAAAGTTGAAAACAATTCGAAACTAGCAGTTGCACTCTCTGTTCTGGATGAGTGCTTTTTGCCCGTTTTTGACAGAAGGAGCGGCTGCAATATGATTCACAATGCTGTTTATAATTGTGG TTCAAATTTCAGCCGTCTAAACTACAGTGGCTTCTATACTGCCATCTTGGAGAAGGGTGATGAAATCATTGCAGCTGCATCATTGAG GATCCATGGGACTCAACTAGCTGAAATGCCATTTATTGGGACAAGACAGATTTATAGAAGGCAAGGAATGTGCCGGAGGCTCTTAAACGCTATTGAATCG GTCCTCCGGTTTCTCGATGTTCAGAAATTGGTTATTCCTGCCATTGCCGAGTATACCCATACTTGGGCAGTTATTTTTGGTTTCAGTCCACTTGAAGAATCTTACAAACGCGAGATGAGGTCCTTGAGCATGTTAGTTTTTCCTGGTACAGATATGTTACAGAAGCCACTGCTGGAGCCAGAAACTTCCAATCTAAATATAACAATTAGCAGAG ACCCTACCAGTTTGGGCGATGATGTTGAGATTAATGATACTGCTTCAGATTCTAACGATGAATTTGGATCCACTAGATCCTCTTCTGAATCTAGACGCCTAGTCATTAAGGAAGAAGAGTCTGTTCCTTTGCTTCAGCTAACTGACAATATTATTGCAGGCTCAAATTCTGCAGCAATTGATGTTCTCCCTAATTCGAAGGACCCAGATTCAAGAAATGTTAATGATACAGATTTCCATGTTGGTGCGGATGATTCTTTCTCGGCTGAGTCTGATGCTGATGCAAACATTGATCAGTTAGACCCGGGTTTGAGTCTTCTATCAACATCTGTCATGGAACATAAGACCCATATGAAGGATAATGTTTTATCTCAACCAGTGGCTGCTGATCTTCATTACGAGACTGATTCTGTACCAATTAAAGATGTGAGGGGTGTGGAACACGAACACGAATTAAGTATTGATTCTGCGGATTTGTGGTTGGATCTGAATCCTCTTAATGAAAACAACTTGCTTGCAGCTCCAAGAGCAAATTCTTGA